In Acidimicrobiales bacterium, the sequence GGACGTGGTTGATGAGGTCCGAGACCCCTCCCTCGAGTCCGTTGGAGCGGAAGAAGCCGAACAAGCCGATGTAGGCGGCCACGGTCCCGAGCAGCGCGCCCAGGAAGGCGAGGCCGCCGGCGGTGACAGCCGTCAGGGCGCGCCGCGTGCGCGAGCTGGCGCCGGTGGCGGTGAGCGTGCGCAGGTCGCTCGCTGTCTCGCTGCGGATGAGGCCCACGCTCATGGCGAGGACGCCGAGGGCGAGGGCGATGCCGAAGACGGTCGCCCAGTTCACGATCTCTGACGACGTCGGCGCGTCGTTCTTCGACTCGATCGTCAGGTCGCCCGACGCCGCCAGCGAGTTGGCGCTCGTCAGCTGCGACTGGGTGATCGCGGTGTCGGACTGGAGCGTCCAACCGCCCAGGCTGTTCTGGCTCGTGAGACCGAGCCGGTGCAGCGCGCTTTCGGTGATCACCGTGTTCGGCGCCGAGGTGCCCGCCGGCAGTTGGCTCTCCTCCTGTACCACCGGGTGGGCCAGGCACGAGCCGGGCGGGCAGGAGTTGGCGCTGCTGCTCGGGCCCGGGCCCCCACCGAGGTTCACGGGCTCGGGCTGGCCGCCGCCTTTGCCGAAGTCGCCCCCGTAGGTCAGCTGCACGCCCGAACCGGCCAGCCCGGACCGCGAGCTCAGGATGTCGACGTCGGACGGGATGGAGGACGGGTTGATCCCGTACGCCCGCAGCAGGGCCGGGGTGGCCACATAGATCGGCCCGTTCCACTGCCGGCCGTGGCCGCTCGGGTTCTGCAGGTTGGCGGCCGGTTGCTCGAGCGCGACGACGTTCTTCGCGCCGACGGCGGAGGCGATCGCGTGCACCGATGCCTCCTGTGCCGTGAGGCTCGGCGCCGGCGGCGCCGGCTGGCACACGGGAGGACCACCGTTCGAGAAGCACGTGTTGCCGGTCGGCGGGTTGTACACGTTGATCGCGTTGGACGCCATGTTCGGCCCGACGAAGTCGAAGACGTTGGAGTAGCGGGCCGTCGCGACGGCGCAGACGATGACCGCGATCATGATGCCGAGGCTGATCGCAGAGAGCGCCGAACCGGAACGGGCGCGGTAGCGGGCCATGTCGCGCAGCGGGAGCCGCACGGCGACGGGCGACCTCCCGCCCAGCTTGGCCAGAAGGACCAGGAAGAAGGGGGAGACGAGGATGATCCCGACCACCAGCGCGATCAGCCCGGGGACGAGCCAGATCACCCCGCTGCCGTGGTGACCTTCGGCTCCCGAGAGGGAGAAGAAGAGGAACCCGATCCCGAGGGCCACGACCCCGGGCACCAGTGAGCGGTGGACCTGGCGCGGGGGCGCCGGGCGCCCGGCCAACGCGCCGACGACCGGCAGGCGGGTGATGGCGCGGGCGGGGTAGCTGGCGGCGAAGAAGGTCGCCAGCACGCCGAGGACCATCGCCGGCACGATGACGTTCCACGGCAGGGCGAGCGTCCCGATCACGTGGTGGGCGTCTTGCTCGTTGGTCGGGCGGTAGAGCAACCAGACCACCAACCCCACCGC encodes:
- a CDS encoding FtsX-like permease family protein encodes the protein PANAKDVPAYVTTPGSVNSNLVNPSTIILALATVGMLLIALVSIGGFTVLAQRRMRSLGMLESMGATDRNVRLVLESNGFIVGLVGVVVGFAVGLVVWLLYRPTNEQDAHHVIGTLALPWNVIVPAMVLGVLATFFAASYPARAITRLPVVGALAGRPAPPRQVHRSLVPGVVALGIGFLFFSLSGAEGHHGSGVIWLVPGLIALVVGIILVSPFFLVLLAKLGGRSPVAVRLPLRDMARYRARSGSALSAISLGIMIAVIVCAVATARYSNVFDFVGPNMASNAINVYNPPTGNTCFSNGGPPVCQPAPPAPSLTAQEASVHAIASAVGAKNVVALEQPAANLQNPSGHGRQWNGPIYVATPALLRAYGINPSSIPSDVDILSSRSGLAGSGVQLTYGGDFGKGGGQPEPVNLGGGPGPSSSANSCPPGSCLAHPVVQEESQLPAGTSAPNTVITESALHRLGLTSQNSLGGWTLQSDTAITQSQLTSANSLAASGDLTIESKNDAPTSSEIVNWATVFGIALALGVLAMSVGLIRSETASDLRTLTATGASSRTRRALTAVTAGGLAFLGALLGTVAAYIGLFGFFRSNGLEGGVSDLINHVPWDNLFFILVAMPLAAIAIGWVLAGREPRGIATRPME